ACAAGAATCGCTTTCTTTGGATTACGCATGAGACGTCTTATTCTCCATAATCAAAAACACTAACGGCCTGATTTCACGTAAAATAGGCTACCAGGCACAGACGGAAATGCCGGTCTGGGCAGGAAAACAGGGCCCGTTCCGTGCAAGCGCAGCATGATAACAGATCATCCTGCGAACGACCCAATCTGTGGGCTTTAGCTTTGACGTCAGGGGAGTCAATAATGAGCTGGGAAGATCTGGAAGCCAGATTGGTTGAGCTGGAAACCCGTGTGGCGTTCCAGGACGATTTGATTGCCACCCTCAGCGAGCAGGTTTCTCGTCAAGAGATGGATCTTCGTGAGTTGTGGGAAGCCAAGAGGTTGCTGAAGACGCAGCTTTCCGAAATGTCGCCTTCGAATATCAAGCGGGAAGAGGATGAGGCGCCGCCGCCGCATTATTGATTTTCGTTGACGGGGAAGGGTGATCCTAAATTGCTAGATGCTATATTTGGGTGCTGGACAGGGCGCCTGTGGCGCCTCAGAAGCTGAAGCTTCTGCTACATACTCGAGTTGGCTGAGAAATGTAGCCGACGCTTCAGCTTCGGAG
The window above is part of the Marinobacter nanhaiticus D15-8W genome. Proteins encoded here:
- a CDS encoding SlyX family protein, encoding MSWEDLEARLVELETRVAFQDDLIATLSEQVSRQEMDLRELWEAKRLLKTQLSEMSPSNIKREEDEAPPPHY